One window of the Triticum dicoccoides isolate Atlit2015 ecotype Zavitan chromosome 3B, WEW_v2.0, whole genome shotgun sequence genome contains the following:
- the LOC119276429 gene encoding uncharacterized protein LOC119276429 isoform X2 gives MPRSSRHRSSHRSHRRGGSAERSESEGEDAGAPGPREEAPPVARVPRDPEPERRRSSSAKELVSSGNGYSEHGKKRKDRVEETVVDVVSDRWNSGVCEDHLVEKRSKSEVFGPVDVEKLAEKPKASGDEPKRSSRRTAGSDERVEEVVSKSDSGKRRSEKEKEKDPGRRESSGQHKDDRDRDRERDREKEREREKEWERLKERERERGRDREREKEKEREREKEKERERERERDKERDRERERERDRERERERQKDRERDKKDYDSKHEKYEDGSARKNGSKTSRGEDEGYSYKRHVEINDTPAKERHSNPDRDRDRETDKHSRRKDDSEDKDKWPIDNRDSDDRKTLSRYDHGKVRSSKEQRFDDEKYKQKYKDDYERDKRQQDDKCLDERMIRDHGSDRVDYKSTKDGHRISEGHYRKDIVQDGDRYDEYGSRYKENRGRKRLPEENDDHYDLKTPSAREQRGNLEKSSGSGRLDSLIERARSEHRHQENVDSSPSKVHARTSPGSNPHHEKDQSWHGSKLADNTKREIQYDERSIRPRTSSGRERTPASRLRDRDTDNWSSERLKQKDDLQSRDIPLEISTSSQYDRTPRKDMHPSPKQLSDKSPSSNDQRFSGRLSGGRSLDNKGERSNLTKYRDRDGDLSLERSLHQDRTPSKIPYRESTPSASSISRGGHFSGTSPNRLLLPPARHRDDSSFLGSHDDDRRPQSGDRRFHGHQKRNDMNSGRGHGHAWNNAPSWPSQVANGFVPMQHGAPGFHPPVHQFHPPPMFNLRPQMKLSQTGVSYPMHDTVDRFSPHIRPFGWPNPLDESCPPHLQVWNGGTGVFGGEPYMYGRQEWDQNKLHVGSRGWEATGDALKGQNELADTEFPVAKKELDSLATPVSESSGGQCNLNPFEQKEANHLVSEKREAKVDVTSAVKSSDAPRGTTLMASMLSSNGTAVFSRNYLSRVSVSHDLVESELYKRCTSLLGGLGIANGGPDVVWNGSIQKNGNAGKISREQGSPNLLGLFYVKNNDATFQRAMALHKNQTERAVAPTQAQTDGKMDSKQENKEDTEMLDRTPLKELTVSNPVLHHRTGIFEGPPATTESGDVDSPPAITDSGDVNAPRAITESGDVDAPPVITESGDTEMVAPPGTAGPDEDMEVAASPSITEPDKNMEDVSPPAVAVPVDGPADDATGIIIEHIDGSQEVPSANEEPGDTVEVVPPAFTEQSGQVKDDPPSVATPNSGEADSMHAAVEKDMDEVTDDSPGDGEVNASNFVSELDVVASGAQDCEGFL, from the exons ATGCCCCGGAGCTCGCGCCACAGGTCGTCGCACCGGTCGCACAGGCGGGGCGGCTCGGCGGAGCGGTCGGAGTCTGAGGGCGAGGATGCTGGCGCCCCTGGCCCGCGGGAGGAGGCCCCGCCCGTGGCTAGGGTTCCGCGAGATCCCGAGCCAGAGAGGCGCAGATCGTCATCGGCCAAGGAGCTGGTGAGCTCGGGGAACGGCTACTCGGAGcacgggaagaagaggaaggatagGGTTGAGGAGACGGTGGTGGATGTGGTCAGCGACAGGTGGAACAGCGGCGTGTGTGAGGATCACTTGGTCGAGAAGAGGTCTAAGAGTGAGGTGTTTGGGCCCGTCGATGTGGAGAAGCTGGCGGAGAAGCCCAAGGCTTCAGGGGATGAGCCCAAGAGGTCAAGCAGACGGACGGCGGGATCGGATGAGAGGGTTGAGGAGGTTGTGTCCAAGAGTGATTCCGGGAAGCGGCGgtcggagaaggagaaggagaaggacccAGGGAGGAGGGAGAGTAGTGGGCAGCATAAGGATGACAGAGATAGGGAtagggagagagatagagaaaaGGAGAGGGAAAGGGAGAAAGAATGGGAGAGActgaaggagagagagagggaaaggggccgggacagagagagggagaaggagaaggaaagagaacgggagaaggagaaggagagagaACGGGAGAGGGAGCGGGATAAAGAGCGTGACAGGGAACGAGAGCGGGAGCGTGACAGGGAACGGGAGCGTGAGAGGCAAAAGGAtagggagagggacaagaaagactACGATTCCAAGCATGAGAAGTATGAAGATGGCAGTGCCAGGAAGAATGGCTCGAAGACTAGTAGAGGGGAGGATGAGGGTTACTCATACAAGAGACACGTAGAGATCAATG ATACTCCAGCTAAAGAGAGACACAGTAACCCCGATAGGGATAGGGATAGGGAGACTGATAAACACAGCCGACGAAAAGACGACTCGGAAGACAAAGATAAGTGGCCAATTGACAATAGAGACAGTGATGACAGGAAGACTCTGTCCAGGTATGATCATGGGAAGGTTAGGAGCTCTAAGGAACAAAGGTTTGATGATGAGAAGTATAAACAGAAGTACAAGGATGATTATGAAAGGGATAAGAGACAGCAAGATGACAAGTGTTTGGATGAGCGCATGATCCGAGATCATGGAAGTGACAGGGTTGATTACAAGAGCACAAAAGATGGGCACCGAATTTCAGAGGGCCATTACAGAAAAGATATAGTTCAAGACGGTGATCGTTATGATGAGTATGGCAGTAGGTACAAGGAAAATAGAGGTAGAAAAAGACTTCCTGAGGAAAATGATGACCATTATGATCTGAAAACTCCAAGCGCACGGGAGCAACGTGGAAATTTGGAAAAATCTTCAGGCAGTGGGCGACTCGATTCTCTGATTGAGAGAGCAAGGTCTGAACATAGACATCAAGAAAATGTTGATTCTAGTCCGAGTAAAGTCCATGCAAGAACTTCGCCTGGCTCAAATCCTCATCATGAAAAAGATCAAAGCTG GCATGGATCTAAACTGGCAGATAATACAAAGAGAGAGATACAATATGATGAAAGAAGTATTCGACCAAGGACATCCTCAGGGAGAGAACGGACACCTGCTTCTAGACTGCGTGACAGGGATACTGACAATTGGTCTTCGGAAAGGCTCAAACAGAAGGATGATCTCCAGTCACGTGACATACCATTGGAAATTTCTACATCGTCACAATATGATCGAACACCAAGGAAAGATATGCATCCTTCACCAAAACAGCTATCTGATAAATCCCCATCTTCAAACGACCAAAGGTTTTCAGGTAGGCTTAGCGGTGGCCGTAGTCTTGATAACAAAGGGGAAAGGAGCAACCTGACTAAATATAGAGATCGGGATGGTGATTTATCCTTagaacggtcacttcatcaagatcGAACACCATCTAAAATTCCATACAGAGAATCAACACCCTCTGCATCATCCATAAGCAGAGGTGGGCATTTTTCAGGCACTTCTCCAAATCGTCTACTGCTGCCACCTGCGAGGCACAGAGATGATTCTTCCTTCTTGGGTTCACATGATGATGACCGTAGACCGCAAAGTGGAGATAGGAGGTTCCATGGCCATCAGAAGAGGAATGATATGAATTCTGGACGCGGCCATGGGCATGCCTGGAATAATGCACCGAGCTGGCCATCTCAAGTTGCAAATGGTTTTGTCCCCATGCAGCATGGTGCTCCTGGATTTCACCCACCTGTACATCAGTTTCACCCCCCACCTATGTTTAACCTTAGGCCCCAAATGAAGTTGAGCCAAACTGGAGTTTCATATCCTATGCATGACACCGTTGACAGGTTTTCGCCCCACATTCGCCCATTTGGGTGGCCTAATCCGCTCGATGAATCATGCCCCCCTCACCTACAAGTTTGGAATGGGGGCACTGGTGTATTTGGTGGTGAACCTTATATGTATGGCAGGCAAGAATGGGATCAGAACAAGCTGCATGTCGGCAGCAGAGGGTGGGAGGCAACTGGTGATGCATTGAAGGGACAAAATGAATTGGCTGACACTGAATTTCCTGTTGCTAAAAAGGAGCTTGACTCTTTAGCAACCCCTGTTTCAGAGTCTTCAGGTGGACAATGCAATCTTAATCCTTTTGAGCAGAAAGAAGCAAACCATTTGGTTTCAGAAAAACGTGAAGCAAAGGTTGATGTCACAAGTGCTGTAAAAAGTTCTGATGCTCCCAGGGGAACAACACTCATGGCCTCCATGTTGTCAAGCAACGGTACTGCAGTATTTTCTAGAAACTATTTATCGAGAGTTAGTGTGTCGCATGATCTTGTTGAGTCGGAGTTGTACAAAAGGTGCACATCTCTGCTGGGAGGCTTGGGCATAGCAAATGGTGGCCCTGATGTTGTTTGGAATGGCTCTATTCAG AAGAATGGAAATGCTGGAAAGATAAGTAGAGAACAGGGAAGCCCCAATCTGTTGGGTTTATTTTATGTGAAGAACAACGATGCAACTTTTCAG AGAGCTATGGCCCTTCACAAGAATCAGACAGAGAGAGCTGTGGCTCCTACCCAAGCGCAAACTGATGGGAAAATGGACTCAAAACAAGAGAATAAGGAGGACACAGAAATGCTTGACCGTACTCCACTGAAGGAATTGACGGTGAGTAACCCTGTCTTGCACCACCGTACTGGCATTTTTGAAGGGCCACCTGCAACTACAGAATCTGGTGATGTGGATTCACCTCCAGCAATCACAGACTCTGGTGATGTGAATGCTCCTCGAGCAATCACAGAATCTGGCGATGTGGATGCACCTCCAGTAATCACTGAATCTGGTGACACGGAGATGGTGGCACCTCCTGGAACCGCAGGTCCTGATGAAGATATGGAGGTGGCTGCCTCTCCATCAATCACAGAACCTGATAAAAACATGGAGGATGTGTCACCACCTGCAGTTGCCGTACCCGTGGATGGCCCAGCAGATGATGCAACAGGAATAATCATAGAACATATTGATGGCTCGCAGGAGGTTCCTTCAGCAAATGAAGAGCCAGGTGATACTGTAGAGGTTGTGCCTCCAGCGTTCACAGAACAATCTGGCCAAGTCAAGGATGATCCTCCTTCTGTGGCTACTCCTAACAGTGGAGAGGCTGACTCCATGCATGCAGCAGTTGAAAAAGATATGGATGAGGTTACTGATGACAGCCCTGGGGATGGTGAAGTGAATGCATCTAACTTTGTTTCGGAGTTGGATGTTGTTGCAAGTGGCGCTCAGGATTGTGAAG GGTTTCTTTGA
- the LOC119276429 gene encoding uncharacterized protein LOC119276429 isoform X1, producing MPRSSRHRSSHRSHRRGGSAERSESEGEDAGAPGPREEAPPVARVPRDPEPERRRSSSAKELVSSGNGYSEHGKKRKDRVEETVVDVVSDRWNSGVCEDHLVEKRSKSEVFGPVDVEKLAEKPKASGDEPKRSSRRTAGSDERVEEVVSKSDSGKRRSEKEKEKDPGRRESSGQHKDDRDRDRERDREKEREREKEWERLKERERERGRDREREKEKEREREKEKERERERERDKERDRERERERDRERERERQKDRERDKKDYDSKHEKYEDGSARKNGSKTSRGEDEGYSYKRHVEINDTPAKERHSNPDRDRDRETDKHSRRKDDSEDKDKWPIDNRDSDDRKTLSRYDHGKVRSSKEQRFDDEKYKQKYKDDYERDKRQQDDKCLDERMIRDHGSDRVDYKSTKDGHRISEGHYRKDIVQDGDRYDEYGSRYKENRGRKRLPEENDDHYDLKTPSAREQRGNLEKSSGSGRLDSLIERARSEHRHQENVDSSPSKVHARTSPGSNPHHEKDQSWHGSKLADNTKREIQYDERSIRPRTSSGRERTPASRLRDRDTDNWSSERLKQKDDLQSRDIPLEISTSSQYDRTPRKDMHPSPKQLSDKSPSSNDQRFSGRLSGGRSLDNKGERSNLTKYRDRDGDLSLERSLHQDRTPSKIPYRESTPSASSISRGGHFSGTSPNRLLLPPARHRDDSSFLGSHDDDRRPQSGDRRFHGHQKRNDMNSGRGHGHAWNNAPSWPSQVANGFVPMQHGAPGFHPPVHQFHPPPMFNLRPQMKLSQTGVSYPMHDTVDRFSPHIRPFGWPNPLDESCPPHLQVWNGGTGVFGGEPYMYGRQEWDQNKLHVGSRGWEATGDALKGQNELADTEFPVAKKELDSLATPVSESSGGQCNLNPFEQKEANHLVSEKREAKVDVTSAVKSSDAPRGTTLMASMLSSNGTAVFSRNYLSRVSVSHDLVESELYKRCTSLLGGLGIANGGPDVVWNGSIQKNGNAGKISREQGSPNLLGLFYVKNNDATFQRAMALHKNQTERAVAPTQAQTDGKMDSKQENKEDTEMLDRTPLKELTVSNPVLHHRTGIFEGPPATTESGDVDSPPAITDSGDVNAPRAITESGDVDAPPVITESGDTEMVAPPGTAGPDEDMEVAASPSITEPDKNMEDVSPPAVAVPVDGPADDATGIIIEHIDGSQEVPSANEEPGDTVEVVPPAFTEQSGQVKDDPPSVATPNSGEADSMHAAVEKDMDEVTDDSPGDGEVNASNFVSELDVVASGAQDCEGVLVEGRVNLSRIPNSPESTH from the exons ATGCCCCGGAGCTCGCGCCACAGGTCGTCGCACCGGTCGCACAGGCGGGGCGGCTCGGCGGAGCGGTCGGAGTCTGAGGGCGAGGATGCTGGCGCCCCTGGCCCGCGGGAGGAGGCCCCGCCCGTGGCTAGGGTTCCGCGAGATCCCGAGCCAGAGAGGCGCAGATCGTCATCGGCCAAGGAGCTGGTGAGCTCGGGGAACGGCTACTCGGAGcacgggaagaagaggaaggatagGGTTGAGGAGACGGTGGTGGATGTGGTCAGCGACAGGTGGAACAGCGGCGTGTGTGAGGATCACTTGGTCGAGAAGAGGTCTAAGAGTGAGGTGTTTGGGCCCGTCGATGTGGAGAAGCTGGCGGAGAAGCCCAAGGCTTCAGGGGATGAGCCCAAGAGGTCAAGCAGACGGACGGCGGGATCGGATGAGAGGGTTGAGGAGGTTGTGTCCAAGAGTGATTCCGGGAAGCGGCGgtcggagaaggagaaggagaaggacccAGGGAGGAGGGAGAGTAGTGGGCAGCATAAGGATGACAGAGATAGGGAtagggagagagatagagaaaaGGAGAGGGAAAGGGAGAAAGAATGGGAGAGActgaaggagagagagagggaaaggggccgggacagagagagggagaaggagaaggaaagagaacgggagaaggagaaggagagagaACGGGAGAGGGAGCGGGATAAAGAGCGTGACAGGGAACGAGAGCGGGAGCGTGACAGGGAACGGGAGCGTGAGAGGCAAAAGGAtagggagagggacaagaaagactACGATTCCAAGCATGAGAAGTATGAAGATGGCAGTGCCAGGAAGAATGGCTCGAAGACTAGTAGAGGGGAGGATGAGGGTTACTCATACAAGAGACACGTAGAGATCAATG ATACTCCAGCTAAAGAGAGACACAGTAACCCCGATAGGGATAGGGATAGGGAGACTGATAAACACAGCCGACGAAAAGACGACTCGGAAGACAAAGATAAGTGGCCAATTGACAATAGAGACAGTGATGACAGGAAGACTCTGTCCAGGTATGATCATGGGAAGGTTAGGAGCTCTAAGGAACAAAGGTTTGATGATGAGAAGTATAAACAGAAGTACAAGGATGATTATGAAAGGGATAAGAGACAGCAAGATGACAAGTGTTTGGATGAGCGCATGATCCGAGATCATGGAAGTGACAGGGTTGATTACAAGAGCACAAAAGATGGGCACCGAATTTCAGAGGGCCATTACAGAAAAGATATAGTTCAAGACGGTGATCGTTATGATGAGTATGGCAGTAGGTACAAGGAAAATAGAGGTAGAAAAAGACTTCCTGAGGAAAATGATGACCATTATGATCTGAAAACTCCAAGCGCACGGGAGCAACGTGGAAATTTGGAAAAATCTTCAGGCAGTGGGCGACTCGATTCTCTGATTGAGAGAGCAAGGTCTGAACATAGACATCAAGAAAATGTTGATTCTAGTCCGAGTAAAGTCCATGCAAGAACTTCGCCTGGCTCAAATCCTCATCATGAAAAAGATCAAAGCTG GCATGGATCTAAACTGGCAGATAATACAAAGAGAGAGATACAATATGATGAAAGAAGTATTCGACCAAGGACATCCTCAGGGAGAGAACGGACACCTGCTTCTAGACTGCGTGACAGGGATACTGACAATTGGTCTTCGGAAAGGCTCAAACAGAAGGATGATCTCCAGTCACGTGACATACCATTGGAAATTTCTACATCGTCACAATATGATCGAACACCAAGGAAAGATATGCATCCTTCACCAAAACAGCTATCTGATAAATCCCCATCTTCAAACGACCAAAGGTTTTCAGGTAGGCTTAGCGGTGGCCGTAGTCTTGATAACAAAGGGGAAAGGAGCAACCTGACTAAATATAGAGATCGGGATGGTGATTTATCCTTagaacggtcacttcatcaagatcGAACACCATCTAAAATTCCATACAGAGAATCAACACCCTCTGCATCATCCATAAGCAGAGGTGGGCATTTTTCAGGCACTTCTCCAAATCGTCTACTGCTGCCACCTGCGAGGCACAGAGATGATTCTTCCTTCTTGGGTTCACATGATGATGACCGTAGACCGCAAAGTGGAGATAGGAGGTTCCATGGCCATCAGAAGAGGAATGATATGAATTCTGGACGCGGCCATGGGCATGCCTGGAATAATGCACCGAGCTGGCCATCTCAAGTTGCAAATGGTTTTGTCCCCATGCAGCATGGTGCTCCTGGATTTCACCCACCTGTACATCAGTTTCACCCCCCACCTATGTTTAACCTTAGGCCCCAAATGAAGTTGAGCCAAACTGGAGTTTCATATCCTATGCATGACACCGTTGACAGGTTTTCGCCCCACATTCGCCCATTTGGGTGGCCTAATCCGCTCGATGAATCATGCCCCCCTCACCTACAAGTTTGGAATGGGGGCACTGGTGTATTTGGTGGTGAACCTTATATGTATGGCAGGCAAGAATGGGATCAGAACAAGCTGCATGTCGGCAGCAGAGGGTGGGAGGCAACTGGTGATGCATTGAAGGGACAAAATGAATTGGCTGACACTGAATTTCCTGTTGCTAAAAAGGAGCTTGACTCTTTAGCAACCCCTGTTTCAGAGTCTTCAGGTGGACAATGCAATCTTAATCCTTTTGAGCAGAAAGAAGCAAACCATTTGGTTTCAGAAAAACGTGAAGCAAAGGTTGATGTCACAAGTGCTGTAAAAAGTTCTGATGCTCCCAGGGGAACAACACTCATGGCCTCCATGTTGTCAAGCAACGGTACTGCAGTATTTTCTAGAAACTATTTATCGAGAGTTAGTGTGTCGCATGATCTTGTTGAGTCGGAGTTGTACAAAAGGTGCACATCTCTGCTGGGAGGCTTGGGCATAGCAAATGGTGGCCCTGATGTTGTTTGGAATGGCTCTATTCAG AAGAATGGAAATGCTGGAAAGATAAGTAGAGAACAGGGAAGCCCCAATCTGTTGGGTTTATTTTATGTGAAGAACAACGATGCAACTTTTCAG AGAGCTATGGCCCTTCACAAGAATCAGACAGAGAGAGCTGTGGCTCCTACCCAAGCGCAAACTGATGGGAAAATGGACTCAAAACAAGAGAATAAGGAGGACACAGAAATGCTTGACCGTACTCCACTGAAGGAATTGACGGTGAGTAACCCTGTCTTGCACCACCGTACTGGCATTTTTGAAGGGCCACCTGCAACTACAGAATCTGGTGATGTGGATTCACCTCCAGCAATCACAGACTCTGGTGATGTGAATGCTCCTCGAGCAATCACAGAATCTGGCGATGTGGATGCACCTCCAGTAATCACTGAATCTGGTGACACGGAGATGGTGGCACCTCCTGGAACCGCAGGTCCTGATGAAGATATGGAGGTGGCTGCCTCTCCATCAATCACAGAACCTGATAAAAACATGGAGGATGTGTCACCACCTGCAGTTGCCGTACCCGTGGATGGCCCAGCAGATGATGCAACAGGAATAATCATAGAACATATTGATGGCTCGCAGGAGGTTCCTTCAGCAAATGAAGAGCCAGGTGATACTGTAGAGGTTGTGCCTCCAGCGTTCACAGAACAATCTGGCCAAGTCAAGGATGATCCTCCTTCTGTGGCTACTCCTAACAGTGGAGAGGCTGACTCCATGCATGCAGCAGTTGAAAAAGATATGGATGAGGTTACTGATGACAGCCCTGGGGATGGTGAAGTGAATGCATCTAACTTTGTTTCGGAGTTGGATGTTGTTGCAAGTGGCGCTCAGGATTGTGAAGGTGTGTTGGTGGAGGGTAGGGTAAATTTAAGTCGGATACCTAATTCTCCAGAAAGTACACATTGA
- the LOC119276429 gene encoding zinc finger CCCH domain-containing protein 13-like isoform X3: MPRSSRHRSSHRSHRRGGSAERSESEGEDAGAPGPREEAPPVARVPRDPEPERRRSSSAKELVSSGNGYSEHGKKRKDRVEETVVDVVSDRWNSGVCEDHLVEKRSKSEVFGPVDVEKLAEKPKASGDEPKRSSRRTAGSDERVEEVVSKSDSGKRRSEKEKEKDPGRRESSGQHKDDRDRDRERDREKEREREKEWERLKERERERGRDREREKEKEREREKEKERERERERDKERDRERERERDRERERERQKDRERDKKDYDSKHEKYEDGSARKNGSKTSRGEDEGYSYKRHVEINDTPAKERHSNPDRDRDRETDKHSRRKDDSEDKDKWPIDNRDSDDRKTLSRYDHGKVRSSKEQRFDDEKYKQKYKDDYERDKRQQDDKCLDERMIRDHGSDRVDYKSTKDGHRISEGHYRKDIVQDGDRYDEYGSRYKENRGRKRLPEENDDHYDLKTPSAREQRGNLEKSSGSGRLDSLIERARSEHRHQENVDSSPSKVHARTSPGSNPHHEKDQSWHGSKLADNTKREIQYDERSIRPRTSSGRERTPASRLRDRDTDNWSSERLKQKDDLQSRDIPLEISTSSQYDRTPRKDMHPSPKQLSDKSPSSNDQRFSGRLSGGRSLDNKGERSNLTKYRDRDGDLSLERSLHQDRTPSKIPYRESTPSASSISRGGHFSGTSPNRLLLPPARHRDDSSFLGSHDDDRRPQSGDRRFHGHQKRNDMNSGRGHGHAWNNAPSWPSQVANGFVPMQHGAPGFHPPVHQFHPPPMFNLRPQMKLSQTGVSYPMHDTVDRFSPHIRPFGWPNPLDESCPPHLQVWNGGTGVFGGEPYMYGRQEWDQNKLHVGSRGWEATGDALKGQNELADTEFPVAKKELDSLATPVSESSGGQCNLNPFEQKEANHLVSEKREAKVDVTSAVKSSDAPRGTTLMASMLSSNGTAVFSRNYLSRVSVSHDLVESELYKRCTSLLGGLGIANGGPDVVWNGSIQKNGNAGKISREQGSPNLLGLFYVKNNDATFQRAMALHKNQTERAVAPTQAQTDGKMDSKQENKEDTEMLDRTPLKELTGFFEF; this comes from the exons ATGCCCCGGAGCTCGCGCCACAGGTCGTCGCACCGGTCGCACAGGCGGGGCGGCTCGGCGGAGCGGTCGGAGTCTGAGGGCGAGGATGCTGGCGCCCCTGGCCCGCGGGAGGAGGCCCCGCCCGTGGCTAGGGTTCCGCGAGATCCCGAGCCAGAGAGGCGCAGATCGTCATCGGCCAAGGAGCTGGTGAGCTCGGGGAACGGCTACTCGGAGcacgggaagaagaggaaggatagGGTTGAGGAGACGGTGGTGGATGTGGTCAGCGACAGGTGGAACAGCGGCGTGTGTGAGGATCACTTGGTCGAGAAGAGGTCTAAGAGTGAGGTGTTTGGGCCCGTCGATGTGGAGAAGCTGGCGGAGAAGCCCAAGGCTTCAGGGGATGAGCCCAAGAGGTCAAGCAGACGGACGGCGGGATCGGATGAGAGGGTTGAGGAGGTTGTGTCCAAGAGTGATTCCGGGAAGCGGCGgtcggagaaggagaaggagaaggacccAGGGAGGAGGGAGAGTAGTGGGCAGCATAAGGATGACAGAGATAGGGAtagggagagagatagagaaaaGGAGAGGGAAAGGGAGAAAGAATGGGAGAGActgaaggagagagagagggaaaggggccgggacagagagagggagaaggagaaggaaagagaacgggagaaggagaaggagagagaACGGGAGAGGGAGCGGGATAAAGAGCGTGACAGGGAACGAGAGCGGGAGCGTGACAGGGAACGGGAGCGTGAGAGGCAAAAGGAtagggagagggacaagaaagactACGATTCCAAGCATGAGAAGTATGAAGATGGCAGTGCCAGGAAGAATGGCTCGAAGACTAGTAGAGGGGAGGATGAGGGTTACTCATACAAGAGACACGTAGAGATCAATG ATACTCCAGCTAAAGAGAGACACAGTAACCCCGATAGGGATAGGGATAGGGAGACTGATAAACACAGCCGACGAAAAGACGACTCGGAAGACAAAGATAAGTGGCCAATTGACAATAGAGACAGTGATGACAGGAAGACTCTGTCCAGGTATGATCATGGGAAGGTTAGGAGCTCTAAGGAACAAAGGTTTGATGATGAGAAGTATAAACAGAAGTACAAGGATGATTATGAAAGGGATAAGAGACAGCAAGATGACAAGTGTTTGGATGAGCGCATGATCCGAGATCATGGAAGTGACAGGGTTGATTACAAGAGCACAAAAGATGGGCACCGAATTTCAGAGGGCCATTACAGAAAAGATATAGTTCAAGACGGTGATCGTTATGATGAGTATGGCAGTAGGTACAAGGAAAATAGAGGTAGAAAAAGACTTCCTGAGGAAAATGATGACCATTATGATCTGAAAACTCCAAGCGCACGGGAGCAACGTGGAAATTTGGAAAAATCTTCAGGCAGTGGGCGACTCGATTCTCTGATTGAGAGAGCAAGGTCTGAACATAGACATCAAGAAAATGTTGATTCTAGTCCGAGTAAAGTCCATGCAAGAACTTCGCCTGGCTCAAATCCTCATCATGAAAAAGATCAAAGCTG GCATGGATCTAAACTGGCAGATAATACAAAGAGAGAGATACAATATGATGAAAGAAGTATTCGACCAAGGACATCCTCAGGGAGAGAACGGACACCTGCTTCTAGACTGCGTGACAGGGATACTGACAATTGGTCTTCGGAAAGGCTCAAACAGAAGGATGATCTCCAGTCACGTGACATACCATTGGAAATTTCTACATCGTCACAATATGATCGAACACCAAGGAAAGATATGCATCCTTCACCAAAACAGCTATCTGATAAATCCCCATCTTCAAACGACCAAAGGTTTTCAGGTAGGCTTAGCGGTGGCCGTAGTCTTGATAACAAAGGGGAAAGGAGCAACCTGACTAAATATAGAGATCGGGATGGTGATTTATCCTTagaacggtcacttcatcaagatcGAACACCATCTAAAATTCCATACAGAGAATCAACACCCTCTGCATCATCCATAAGCAGAGGTGGGCATTTTTCAGGCACTTCTCCAAATCGTCTACTGCTGCCACCTGCGAGGCACAGAGATGATTCTTCCTTCTTGGGTTCACATGATGATGACCGTAGACCGCAAAGTGGAGATAGGAGGTTCCATGGCCATCAGAAGAGGAATGATATGAATTCTGGACGCGGCCATGGGCATGCCTGGAATAATGCACCGAGCTGGCCATCTCAAGTTGCAAATGGTTTTGTCCCCATGCAGCATGGTGCTCCTGGATTTCACCCACCTGTACATCAGTTTCACCCCCCACCTATGTTTAACCTTAGGCCCCAAATGAAGTTGAGCCAAACTGGAGTTTCATATCCTATGCATGACACCGTTGACAGGTTTTCGCCCCACATTCGCCCATTTGGGTGGCCTAATCCGCTCGATGAATCATGCCCCCCTCACCTACAAGTTTGGAATGGGGGCACTGGTGTATTTGGTGGTGAACCTTATATGTATGGCAGGCAAGAATGGGATCAGAACAAGCTGCATGTCGGCAGCAGAGGGTGGGAGGCAACTGGTGATGCATTGAAGGGACAAAATGAATTGGCTGACACTGAATTTCCTGTTGCTAAAAAGGAGCTTGACTCTTTAGCAACCCCTGTTTCAGAGTCTTCAGGTGGACAATGCAATCTTAATCCTTTTGAGCAGAAAGAAGCAAACCATTTGGTTTCAGAAAAACGTGAAGCAAAGGTTGATGTCACAAGTGCTGTAAAAAGTTCTGATGCTCCCAGGGGAACAACACTCATGGCCTCCATGTTGTCAAGCAACGGTACTGCAGTATTTTCTAGAAACTATTTATCGAGAGTTAGTGTGTCGCATGATCTTGTTGAGTCGGAGTTGTACAAAAGGTGCACATCTCTGCTGGGAGGCTTGGGCATAGCAAATGGTGGCCCTGATGTTGTTTGGAATGGCTCTATTCAG AAGAATGGAAATGCTGGAAAGATAAGTAGAGAACAGGGAAGCCCCAATCTGTTGGGTTTATTTTATGTGAAGAACAACGATGCAACTTTTCAG AGAGCTATGGCCCTTCACAAGAATCAGACAGAGAGAGCTGTGGCTCCTACCCAAGCGCAAACTGATGGGAAAATGGACTCAAAACAAGAGAATAAGGAGGACACAGAAATGCTTGACCGTACTCCACTGAAGGAATTGACG GGTTTCTTTGAATTTTGA